A stretch of the Lolium perenne isolate Kyuss_39 chromosome 3, Kyuss_2.0, whole genome shotgun sequence genome encodes the following:
- the LOC139829726 gene encoding histone H3.3-like, whose protein sequence is MARTKQTARKSTGGKAPRKQLASIAARKSAPTTGGVKKPHRYRPGTVALREIRKYQKSTDLLIRKLPFQRLVREIAQDFKTDLRFQSHAVLALQEAAEAYLVGLFEDTNLCAIHAKRVTIMPKDIQLARRIRGERA, encoded by the exons ATGGCGCGTACGAAGCAAACTGCCCGCAAGTCCACCGGCGGCAAGGCGCCCCGGAAGCAGCTCGCCTCCATT GCGGCGAGAAAGTCGGCCCCGACGACCGGCGGCGTGAAGAAGCCCCACCGCTACAGGCCCGGCACCGTCGCGCTCCGGGAGATCCGCAAGTACCAGAAGAGCACCGACCTGCTCATCCGCAAGCTTCCCTTCCAGCGTCTGGTGCGGGAGATCGCGCAGGACTTCAAGACGGACCTCCGCTTCCAGAGCCACGCCGTGCTCGCGCTCCAGGAGGCGGCGGAGGCATACCTCGTCGGACTCTTCGAGGACACCAACCTCTGCGCCATCCATGCTAAGCGCGTCACCATCATGCCCAAGGACATCCAGCTCGCCCGCCGCATCCGTGGCGAACGCGCCTAA
- the LOC127345041 gene encoding histone H3.3-like — MARTKQTARKSTGGKAPRKQLASKAARKSAPTTGGVKKPHRYRPGTVALREIRKYQKSTELLIRKLPFQRLVREIAQDFKTDLRFQSHAVLALQEAAEAYLVGLFEDTNLCAIHAKRVTIMPKDIQLARRIRGERA; from the exons ATGGCCCGTACGAAGCAGACCGCCCGCAAGTCCACCGGCGGCAAGGCCCCACGCAAGCAGCTCGCCTCCAAG GCGGCGAGGAAGTCGGCCCCGACGACCGGCGGCGTGAAGAAGCCGCACCGGTACAGGCCCGGCACCGTCGCGCTCCGCGAGATCCGCAAGTACCAGAAGAGCACGGAGCTGCTGATCCGCAAGCTGCCCTTCCAGCGCCTGGTGCGCGAGATCGCGCAGGACTTCAAGACGGATCTCCGCTTCCAGAGCCACGCCGTGCTCGCGCTCCAGGAGGCCGCCGAGGCGTACCTCGTCGGGCTCTTCGAGGACACCAACCTCTGCGCCATCCACGCCAAGCGCGTCACCATCATGCCCAAGGACATCCAGCTCGCCCGCCGCATCCGCGGCGAGCGCGCCTAA